Proteins found in one Microbacterium sp. LWS13-1.2 genomic segment:
- a CDS encoding Gfo/Idh/MocA family oxidoreductase, with amino-acid sequence MKTFARSVGAGDLVAVSDIDVDRAQAIAETLPGDVRVFRTAEELIASDEIEAVTIASSAESHLALVLACIEHRKPVFCEKPLALTAADCQLIIDAEVRAGRRFVQVGFMRRYDAAFVELKSEVDTGNLGEIVSLQFVHRAADVPPSVTSSAHTTEAVVHEADSTRWLLNDEIVEVRVQGNAGRFGLDEWLDPQFFYFRTAAGVMIYSEVFLKATYGYEISCDVVGRSGVARLTNATPVVVSLDFHVSGVREKDFTVRFGEAYRRELEAWALDAVEGVVNGPNAWDGYCASAVTDACLESLRSGTPIQVQSRPRPALYSPA; translated from the coding sequence GTGAAGACTTTCGCGCGGTCGGTCGGTGCGGGCGACCTGGTTGCGGTCTCCGATATCGATGTCGATCGTGCGCAGGCGATCGCGGAGACGCTGCCAGGAGATGTTCGCGTGTTCCGCACCGCGGAGGAGTTGATCGCGTCGGATGAGATCGAGGCGGTGACGATCGCGTCGAGCGCGGAGTCGCATCTTGCACTGGTTCTGGCGTGCATCGAGCACCGCAAGCCGGTCTTCTGCGAGAAACCGCTGGCCCTCACGGCTGCGGACTGTCAGCTGATCATCGACGCTGAAGTCCGCGCCGGGCGGCGTTTCGTCCAAGTGGGATTCATGCGCCGCTACGACGCGGCCTTCGTCGAGCTCAAGTCCGAGGTGGATACCGGGAATCTGGGCGAGATCGTTTCTTTGCAGTTCGTCCATCGAGCCGCCGATGTTCCGCCTTCTGTCACATCGTCCGCTCACACGACCGAGGCGGTCGTTCATGAGGCGGACAGCACACGCTGGCTCCTGAACGACGAGATTGTCGAGGTCCGCGTCCAGGGCAACGCCGGACGGTTCGGTCTGGACGAATGGCTGGACCCGCAATTCTTCTATTTCCGGACCGCGGCCGGCGTGATGATCTACTCGGAAGTCTTCCTCAAGGCGACCTACGGGTACGAGATCAGTTGCGATGTCGTCGGCCGCTCCGGAGTGGCCCGTCTCACCAATGCGACGCCGGTGGTCGTGAGTCTCGACTTCCACGTGTCCGGCGTGCGTGAGAAGGACTTCACGGTGCGCTTCGGCGAGGCCTACCGACGTGAGCTCGAGGCCTGGGCGCTTGACGCGGTCGAAGGAGTAGTCAACGGACCGAACGCCTGGGATGGGTACTGCGCCTCGGCGGTCACCGACGCATGCCTGGAGTCTTTGCGCAGCGGCACTCCCATTCAGGTGCAGTCGCGCCCGCGCCC